From the Castor canadensis chromosome 9, mCasCan1.hap1v2, whole genome shotgun sequence genome, one window contains:
- the LOC109693545 gene encoding alcohol dehydrogenase class-3 — MANQVIKCKAAVAWEAGKPLSIEEIEVAPPKAHEVRIKIIATAVCHTDAYTLSGADPEGCFPVILGHEGAGIVESVGEGVTKLKAGDTVIPLYIPQCGECKFCLNPKTNLCQKIRVTQGKGLMPDGTSRFTCKGKTILHYMGTSTFSEYTVVADISVAKIDPSAPLDKVCLLGCGISTGYGAALNTAKVEPGSTCAVFGLGGVGLAVIMGCKVAGASRIIGVDINKDKFAKAKEFGASECINPQDFNKPIQEVLIEMTDGGVDYSFECIGNVKVMRAALEACHKGWGVSVVVGVAGSGEEIATRPFQLVTGRTWKGTAFGGWKSVESIPKLVSEYMSKKIKVDEFVTGNLSFSQINEAFELMHSGKSIRTVVKI, encoded by the exons ATGGCGAACCAG GTTATCAAGTGCAAGGCTGCAGTTGCCTGGGAGGCTGGAAAGCCTCTCTCCATAGAGGAGATAGAGGTAGcacccccaaaggctcatgaaGTTCGAATTAAG ATCATCGCCACTGCGGTCTGCCATACTGATGCCTACACCCTGAGTGGAGCCGATCCTGAGGGCTGTTTTCCAGTGATCTTGGGACATGAAGGTGCTGGCATTGTGGAGAGTGTCGGTGAGGGAGTGACTAAGCTGAAGGCAG GTGATACTGTCATCCCACTTTACATACCACAGTGCGGAGAATGTAAATTCTGTCTAAATCCTAAAACCAACCTGTGCCAGAAGATAAG agTCACTCAAGGGAAAGGATTAATGCCAGATGGTACTAGCAGATTTACTTGCAAAGGAAAGACAATTTTACATTACATGGGAACCAGCACATTTTCTGAATACACAGTTGTGGCTGATATCTCTGTTGCTAAAATAGATCCTTCAGCACCTTTGGATAAAGTCTGCCTTCTTGGTTGTGGCATTTCAACTGGTTATGGTGCTGCTCTGAACACAGCCAAG GTGGAACCTGGCTCTACTTGTGCAGTCTTCGGCCTAGGAGGGGTTGGACTGGCAGTTATTATGGGCTGTAAAGTGGCTGGTGCATCCCGGATCATTGGTGTGGACATCAATAAAGATAAATTTGCAAAGGCCAAAGAATTTGGAGCCTCTGAGTGCATTAATCCCCAGGACTTCAATAAGCCCATCCAGGAAGTGCTCATTGAAATGACTGATGGAGGAGTGGACTATTCCTTTGAGTGTATTGGTAACGTGAAGGTCATG AGAGCAGCACTGGAGGCATGCCACAAAGGCTGGGGTGTCAGTGTGGTGGTTGGAGTAGCGGGTTCAGGTGAAGAAATTGCTACTCGTCCATTCCAGCTGGTGACAGGACGCACGTGGAAAGGCACTGCCTTTGGAG gatggaAGAGTGTAGAAAGTATCCCAAAGTTGGTATCTGAATACATGTCCAAAAAGATAAAAGTTGATGAATTTGTGACTGGAAATTTGTCCTTCAGTCAAATTAATGAAGCCTTTGAACTGATGCATTCAGGGAAGAG CATTCGAACTGTCGTAAAGATTTAA